One genomic region from Skermania piniformis encodes:
- a CDS encoding FecCD family ABC transporter permease produces MSGGVEVAAIGPPVPVVTSHRRWLWLGVASAALVLVCVLSLAVGTRGILLREVWDVLTGLTGTDDQLVVRELRIPRTLLGVVAGAALATCGALIQAATRNPLADTQILGINAGAGLAVVIAVAYLGVVDIWSYVWFAFVGAATAIVAVYALGARGRGGPTPLRLTLSGVALGAVMEGISSAIRLSKPRAFDTMRFWDAGTLADRPLTVVLAVAPFVVLGLVLAGSVVGSLNAVALGDDLAHTLGANVARTRAVSMVAVTLLAGAAVAACGPIGFVGLMVPHVVRWFVGPDQRWILGYSLICGPLLVLSADVLGRIVVAPGELPVGIVTAFVGAPMLLWLVARRRVSAL; encoded by the coding sequence GTGAGCGGGGGTGTGGAGGTAGCTGCGATCGGCCCACCGGTGCCCGTCGTGACCTCCCATCGGCGATGGCTGTGGCTCGGGGTGGCGAGCGCGGCGCTGGTGCTGGTCTGCGTGCTCAGTCTGGCCGTCGGCACCCGAGGCATTCTCCTGCGGGAGGTATGGGATGTGCTGACGGGGCTCACCGGCACCGACGACCAACTCGTGGTTCGGGAGCTACGGATTCCGCGCACGCTGCTGGGCGTGGTCGCCGGAGCGGCGTTGGCCACCTGCGGCGCGCTGATTCAAGCCGCAACCCGAAACCCGTTGGCGGATACCCAGATACTCGGGATCAATGCCGGTGCGGGTTTGGCGGTGGTGATCGCCGTGGCCTATCTGGGCGTTGTCGACATCTGGTCCTACGTCTGGTTCGCCTTCGTCGGCGCGGCTACTGCCATCGTCGCGGTGTATGCGCTCGGTGCGCGCGGCCGCGGCGGTCCCACCCCGCTACGCCTGACGTTGTCCGGGGTCGCGCTCGGCGCCGTGATGGAAGGGATCTCATCGGCGATCCGGCTGAGCAAGCCACGCGCGTTCGACACGATGCGGTTCTGGGACGCGGGAACGTTGGCCGACCGCCCGCTGACCGTGGTGCTCGCCGTCGCACCGTTCGTCGTGCTCGGGCTCGTCCTCGCCGGATCGGTGGTCGGATCGTTGAACGCCGTGGCGCTCGGCGACGACCTCGCGCACACGCTCGGTGCGAACGTGGCGCGCACCCGGGCGGTCTCGATGGTCGCGGTGACGCTGCTGGCCGGCGCGGCGGTGGCGGCGTGCGGTCCGATCGGTTTCGTCGGACTGATGGTCCCGCATGTGGTCCGATGGTTCGTCGGGCCGGATCAGCGGTGGATTCTCGGCTACAGCCTGATCTGCGGTCCCCTGTTGGTGCTGTCGGCGGATGTGCTCGGCCGGATCGTCGTGGCGCCGGGTGAGCTGCCGGTCGGCATCGTGACCGCCTTCGTCGGCGCGCCGATGCTGCTCTGGCTGGTTGCCCGGCGTCGAGTGAGCGCCCTGTGA
- a CDS encoding FecCD family ABC transporter permease, with translation MNAGNIDFGRRVAVVALPVAGPVRIGLRPVAVGAVLVIAALAVSILALSTGDYLVPPQEVIQALLGRGPRVTNTVVVQWRLPRVVLGLVVGAALGMAGAIVQSLTRNPLGSPDVIGFDVGAYTGVLVTITWFGSDYYRTAAGALIGGLLTALVVYLFATRYGFQGFRLIVSGIAIAAMLASVNQWLIIKSDLHTAMSAAIWQTGSLNGADWAAVLPAGITLLLLGAVVVALGSRLTLLDLGDDAASALGLQVSRVQSAYLVIGVAFTALATAVAGPVSFVALAAPQLARRLAGSAGVAMGTSAAMGAFLVVGCDWLGQRLFAPNPLPVGVVTVSVGGAYFAWLLARQGRS, from the coding sequence GTGAACGCCGGGAACATCGACTTCGGCCGTCGGGTCGCCGTCGTTGCGCTCCCGGTCGCTGGTCCGGTCCGGATCGGGCTGCGACCGGTCGCGGTCGGCGCGGTGCTGGTGATCGCCGCCCTGGCGGTGTCGATCCTGGCGTTGTCCACCGGTGACTACCTGGTGCCGCCCCAGGAGGTGATCCAGGCGCTGCTCGGGCGTGGTCCCCGGGTGACCAACACGGTCGTCGTGCAATGGCGGCTGCCCCGAGTCGTGCTCGGGCTCGTCGTGGGCGCCGCGCTGGGGATGGCCGGGGCGATCGTCCAGTCGTTGACCCGCAATCCGCTCGGCAGCCCGGACGTGATCGGCTTCGACGTCGGGGCGTACACCGGCGTGCTGGTGACGATCACCTGGTTCGGCAGCGACTACTACCGAACCGCGGCCGGGGCGCTGATCGGTGGCCTGCTGACCGCGCTCGTGGTGTACCTCTTCGCCACCCGATACGGCTTCCAGGGATTCCGGCTGATCGTCTCCGGCATTGCGATCGCCGCGATGCTCGCCTCGGTCAACCAGTGGCTGATCATCAAGTCGGATCTGCACACCGCGATGTCGGCGGCGATCTGGCAGACCGGCAGCCTGAACGGCGCAGACTGGGCCGCGGTGCTCCCGGCGGGAATCACGTTGCTGCTGCTCGGCGCGGTCGTGGTGGCCCTCGGGTCCCGGTTGACCCTGCTCGATCTGGGCGACGACGCGGCGAGTGCACTGGGGCTGCAGGTATCCCGGGTGCAGTCGGCGTACCTGGTGATCGGTGTCGCGTTCACGGCGCTGGCGACGGCGGTTGCCGGGCCGGTCAGCTTCGTCGCGCTGGCGGCACCGCAGCTGGCGCGCCGGCTTGCCGGGTCGGCCGGCGTGGCGATGGGCACGTCGGCGGCGATGGGAGCGTTTCTGGTGGTCGGGTGTGACTGGCTGGGGCAGCGGCTGTTCGCGCCGAATCCGCTGCCGGTCGGGGTGGTGACGGTGTCGGTCGGCGGGGCGTACTTCGCCTGGCTGCTGGCGAGACAGGGGCGATCGTGA
- a CDS encoding LLM class F420-dependent oxidoreductase, with product MSAPVRIGVQIQPQHAPNYGHIRDAVRRCEDAGVDVVFNWDHFYPLTGDSDGAHFECWTMLGAIAEQTERVELGALVTGGGYRNPDLLADMARTVDHISGGRLILGIGAGWFEKDYDAYGYEFGTAGSRLKLLGEYLPRIDERLAKLNPPPVRDIPLLIGGGGERKTLRLVAEYAQIWHSFGDLDTLRRKTGILAEHCAAVGSDPEQIERSTSWPGIPHAEDFVAAGVTLFTVGVSGPDYPLDTVADALRWRAERD from the coding sequence ATGAGTGCACCTGTTCGGATCGGTGTTCAGATCCAGCCCCAGCACGCCCCGAACTACGGCCACATCCGCGACGCCGTGCGCCGATGCGAGGACGCCGGGGTGGATGTCGTATTCAACTGGGATCACTTCTATCCGTTGACCGGCGATTCGGACGGCGCGCATTTCGAGTGCTGGACCATGCTCGGCGCGATCGCCGAGCAGACCGAGCGGGTCGAACTGGGTGCACTGGTCACCGGCGGCGGGTACCGCAACCCGGATCTGCTCGCCGACATGGCCCGCACGGTGGACCACATCAGCGGCGGTCGGCTGATCCTCGGGATCGGCGCCGGTTGGTTCGAGAAGGATTACGACGCCTACGGTTACGAGTTCGGTACCGCCGGATCGCGGCTGAAACTGCTCGGCGAGTATCTGCCGCGGATCGACGAGCGGCTGGCGAAACTGAATCCGCCACCGGTGCGCGATATCCCGCTCCTGATCGGCGGGGGCGGGGAACGGAAGACGTTGCGGCTGGTCGCGGAGTACGCCCAGATCTGGCACAGCTTCGGCGACCTGGACACGCTACGACGCAAGACCGGGATCTTGGCCGAGCACTGCGCCGCGGTCGGCTCCGACCCGGAGCAGATCGAGCGATCGACCAGCTGGCCCGGCATCCCACATGCAGAAGATTTCGTCGCCGCCGGGGTCACCCTGTTCACCGTCGGCGTGTCCGGTCCGGACTATCCGCTCGACACGGTGGCCGACGCGCTGCGCTGGCGCGCCGAACGGGACTGA
- a CDS encoding HNH endonuclease signature motif containing protein encodes MTAASAFAPGIGFGVGSARVVLAGLRANRAAAERVAVERAELTVEWCRWHAPVGDSEVDRFGVGWVTPGGAGSPEVGEAAVAELAVALRHSTESGMSYVGAVLEVCYRLPRLWERVKAGQTPWWRARRIADATIGLSLEAAAFVDERLAACAGTVSWAQLDRLVEEARILADPDAAKEELAIDTRRVEIDTRTVSLTGTVRIEGELDLTDAVDLNHALSDIADDLAACGSTDSLDARRSTALGELARRQPGLPFDAAEPTPEPVAAEPSREPVPSLAEMAVAAPAALRRRRPRDVQLHVYISADQLAGSGGPLGRVDSPSPTPVSIEAIRAWCGSPDANVTVRPVLDLAGHVQTDAYQIPDRLREQVVQTSNTCVFPYCNRPARGCDLDHTHPHDQGGATSSDNLAPLCRKHHRLKGNRGWRYRRLTPGAYLWATPAGGIYLRDGTGTIDLTPPGNPPPRPPDSPVLHRVGRPPPAPDDEPPPF; translated from the coding sequence CAGTGCTTTTGCTCCCGGTATCGGGTTTGGTGTTGGTTCTGCGCGGGTGGTGTTGGCGGGGTTGCGGGCCAACCGGGCGGCGGCGGAGCGGGTCGCGGTGGAGCGGGCCGAGTTGACGGTCGAGTGGTGTCGTTGGCATGCGCCGGTGGGTGATAGCGAGGTGGATCGGTTCGGGGTGGGGTGGGTCACCCCGGGTGGTGCGGGTTCGCCGGAGGTGGGCGAGGCTGCGGTTGCGGAGTTGGCGGTCGCGTTGCGGCATTCGACCGAGTCCGGGATGTCGTATGTCGGGGCGGTGCTCGAAGTCTGCTATCGGTTGCCGCGTCTGTGGGAACGAGTCAAGGCCGGGCAGACGCCGTGGTGGCGAGCGCGGCGGATCGCCGATGCCACTATCGGCTTGTCGCTGGAGGCGGCCGCGTTTGTCGACGAGCGGCTCGCCGCCTGTGCGGGGACGGTGTCGTGGGCGCAGTTGGATCGGTTGGTCGAGGAAGCCCGGATCCTGGCCGACCCGGACGCTGCGAAAGAAGAGCTCGCCATTGATACCCGCAGGGTGGAGATCGACACCCGCACGGTGAGTTTGACCGGCACGGTCCGGATCGAGGGCGAGTTGGATTTGACCGATGCGGTGGACCTGAACCACGCCCTGTCCGATATCGCCGACGATTTGGCGGCCTGTGGCAGCACCGACAGCCTGGATGCGCGGCGCTCGACCGCGTTGGGTGAACTCGCGCGCCGGCAACCCGGGTTGCCGTTCGACGCAGCAGAACCCACACCAGAACCCGTAGCGGCAGAGCCGTCGCGGGAGCCGGTCCCGTCGCTGGCGGAGATGGCTGTGGCGGCACCGGCTGCGTTGCGCCGTCGCAGGCCGCGTGATGTTCAGTTGCATGTGTATATCAGTGCTGATCAGCTCGCCGGTTCCGGTGGCCCCCTGGGCCGGGTCGACTCCCCGTCACCGACCCCGGTGAGTATCGAGGCGATCCGGGCTTGGTGCGGCAGCCCGGACGCGAACGTGACCGTCCGGCCGGTGCTGGACCTGGCCGGGCATGTCCAGACCGATGCGTATCAGATCCCGGACCGGCTGCGCGAACAGGTCGTGCAGACCAGCAACACGTGTGTGTTCCCGTACTGCAACCGCCCCGCCCGCGGCTGCGACCTCGACCACACCCACCCGCATGATCAGGGCGGAGCCACCAGCAGCGACAACCTCGCCCCACTCTGCCGAAAACACCACCGGCTCAAAGGAAACCGCGGTTGGCGCTACCGGCGCCTGACCCCCGGTGCTTATCTCTGGGCCACGCCCGCCGGTGGGATCTACCTGCGCGACGGCACCGGCACCATCGACCTCACCCCACCCGGCAACCCCCCGCCCCGACCACCAGATTCTCCTGTGCTCCATCGAGTGGGTCGGCCGCCGCCCGCACCGGACGACGAACCGCCACCCTTCTGA
- a CDS encoding ABC transporter ATP-binding protein, with amino-acid sequence MEAAANRLSANEVTLGYADRIISEQLTVPIPDNAFTVIVGPNACGKSTLLRALARLLKPKSGTVLLDGKDIHSYPAKEVARRLGLLPQSSIAPDGISVADLVSRGRFPHQKLIQQWSADDEAAVRAAMVATGVAELSGRHVDELSGGQRQRVWVAMVLAQQTSIMLLDEPTTFLDIAYQIELLDLFVTLNRAEGTTMVAVLHDLNHACRYADHLIAMRDGRVVAEGAPGELVTADLVEAVFGLSCRVIDDPETHTPLVIPRQARAVAAPRAHGG; translated from the coding sequence ATGGAAGCTGCGGCAAACCGGTTGTCGGCGAACGAGGTGACGCTCGGCTACGCCGATCGGATCATCAGCGAGCAGCTCACCGTGCCGATTCCGGACAACGCTTTCACCGTGATCGTCGGGCCGAATGCGTGTGGCAAGTCGACGTTGCTGCGCGCGCTCGCCCGGCTGCTGAAGCCGAAGTCCGGGACCGTGCTGCTGGACGGAAAGGACATCCACAGCTATCCGGCCAAGGAAGTGGCGCGGCGGCTCGGGCTGCTACCGCAGAGCTCCATCGCGCCCGACGGGATCTCGGTGGCCGATCTGGTCTCGCGTGGGCGGTTTCCGCACCAGAAGCTGATCCAGCAGTGGTCGGCCGACGACGAAGCGGCGGTCCGCGCGGCGATGGTGGCGACCGGGGTCGCCGAGCTGTCGGGTCGGCACGTCGACGAGCTGTCCGGCGGCCAGCGGCAGCGGGTCTGGGTGGCGATGGTGCTGGCCCAGCAGACCTCGATCATGTTGCTGGACGAGCCCACCACGTTCCTCGACATCGCATATCAGATCGAGCTGCTGGACCTGTTCGTCACGCTCAACCGCGCGGAGGGCACGACGATGGTCGCGGTCCTGCACGATCTCAACCACGCCTGCCGGTATGCCGATCACCTGATCGCCATGCGGGACGGTCGGGTGGTCGCCGAAGGTGCTCCCGGCGAGCTGGTCACCGCGGACCTGGTGGAGGCGGTGTTCGGGCTGTCCTGCCGGGTGATCGACGACCCGGAGACCCACACACCACTGGTGATTCCGCGACAGGCGCGCGCCGTCGCCGCGCCGAGAGCGCACGGCGGGTGA